In the genome of Alphaproteobacteria bacterium, the window TTCACCGAGTATATCGTCGAGGCCTATACGGACCGCGACGGTCGTGCTGGTGAGGTGGGCGACGGGGAGGTCTTCGCGACCAGTGGAGAAACAGTGTCGCTCGGAACTACGGACCTGGCTCTCGAGTTGACCGCTCAGTAAGCGCTCTTAGTTTTACGAAACTTCCGCCGCCCGCGTCAGCGCCACACGGGCATTGGCATCTGCAGTTTCCTGTATAAAGCTCGTCGCCACGGTCAACAAACCTCGGCTTTCCTCGCCGCCGGGCTGATGGCGGGCAAATTTCACCTGATCGCAACTCTTGAGAAAATTTTGCGTGAGTTCACGTTGCATGGCGACGAGGGCAACTGCGCTCGGTTCGGCGATGGCGCTGACGACCTCGTCGGTCGTACGTTCAGCGGCCCGTAGACCAAACCGCCAATCGAGATAGCGACGAAAAATGGCCGATAATCGCACGTGAAAAATATCGATCTCCTCGGCTGTTGCGAACCGCATGTCTTCCAGGTTGGCAAGAGCCGCGAGCGCCAGCTCATGGGCCGGCGCCATGGGCACAGGCTTCGCCCGGGGTGGCTGTGAGAGCCGTTGCCGTAGCCACAGGCCGAGCAGGATAGTCGTTAGGATACATGCCGCGACAATGGCATAGGGCTGCCATACGATCGGGGTCGGCGGTGGTGGCAGCAGGGTGACCGGCGGCAGGATGTCCTTAGGCTTGGTGATATCGGCGTCGGGGGGTAGCACTGATGTAACCTCAATCGCGATCGGTGCTGTGCGCATGAACTCTGACGTAACCGTATATCCACGCTCAAAATTTTCTACTTTGCACTCCTCGCGGTAAACACATGCAACGGAAGGCAGGTTACTCGAATCCAATATCGATAAGAGTAAGGTTGGCATTGAATGAAAGCCAGGTTCTGTCGGTTCAAGAATATAGCGCCGTTGACTTCTATGCAGCTGATCGCCGGAGTTTCTGATTGCTTTCTTTGGCACCTTGATTTCTTTGACGACTTTGAAGGCGCCCCATTCCCCACGGACATGGGGAAACGTCACCAGGTACCAAGGTAGGGTATCAACCGTGACCGTGACCTCGACCGGATTGACGATAGGCGTGACGCCGATGTTCGCCGATACCACTATCTTAGTTTTTTCGTCGCCGCTTTCGGCAATGAAACCGAGCTCGCGGCGCGGCACGCTATCGTCGATGCCTTGCGCATGACCCGGCCCTGCGTGGCTCACCACAAAAACTGTCAGGGCGATGAGGCTGAGGCACCTGATCATGGCCGGGTTCAGAACTCCGCTTGGCCGTATCCAAAGACTTGGAGGCTGCCGATCGTTAATCGCACGCCGGTTTACTCCGAGTGTCACTTTAGCCCGCAGCTTTCGCATTTTGTTGGTATGGATCAAGAGAAACGCTAGAGCGACGCGAGGAAGGCCAAGAGCGCGTCCCTGTCGGAGCTTGACAGCTCGATCACCGTGTCACGTGCTACCTGTGCTTCGCCACCATGCCAAAGCACGGCCTCCATGAGTCCACGTGCTCGTCCGTCATGCAGGAAATTGTTGTGCATATTGACGCGATGGACCAGGCCGATGCCCCATAGCGGCGGCGTGCGCCATTCCCTGCCGGAAGCGGCGTAATCCGGACGGCCGTCTGCCAGGCCTTCGCCCATGTCGTGCAGCAAGAGGTTCGTGTAGGGCTGAATGGTAATATTGGTGAGTTCGGGCAGGGCCGGATCTGAGCCCGTGCTGAGCGTCGGCGTGTGGCAGGCGGCACAGCCGATGTCGTCGAAGATCTCTGCGCCGCGGTGCGTTGCGGGGTCGTGGACGTCGCGCTTCGCCGGCACCCCCAAGGAACGGGTATAGAGTACCAGCGTCGCGAGGCGTGCGTCGTCGAGCTCCGGCGCATCAGTGATGTGGGTCTCGGCGCAGGCGGCCTGTGCTGCAGGGCAATTTTCCTGCGGAAAGACCGATGTGGTTAGTCCCATGTCGCCATGCGCGGCGGCCGCCACTTGGGTATAGAGGTTCGGCGTGTTCGCCTTCCAGCCGAAGCGGCCGATCGCTTGTTGCCCCGAGACGGGGTCCCATACTCTGTTGACGCGACCGGAAATTCCGTCGCTGTCCGCGTCATCCGGGTCAGCGTTAGCTTCGATTGTCGCTTGCTCCACCGCCTCTAGTAAGCCAAGGCCATAGATTGCTGGTGCCACGCGCGGCGATACCAGAACATCCGCGCCGACAGGGCCGTGTTGCAGGTCTCCAAAGGCGTAGACGGGTTGGCGCAGGCTGAAGGGCTCACCATCCGCAAAGCTACCGGTGATCTCGCGATATTCGATCGTCACGCGGCCTTCACGTGGCACGCCGACGATGCCCTTGTCCTGCAATTGACCACCGTAAACGGGGTGGGGCAGCGGCCCGCCATGCGCGGATTTGCCGGGCACGCTGAGCCTGACCAGCATCGATTCCATCGGCTTGTCCACAGTTGCCGGCGGCTGGCCGCGGCCGTCCTTCAAATGGCACCCGGAGCAAGAGTTTCTGTTGAAGGTCGGGCCTAAGCCGTCGAAGCCGTCCTGCACTGTGCTTCTTCCCGACCAGCGTACGCGAAATAATTTTCGACCCAAGGCGAAGGCGCGCAGCCGGTCTTGATCGAGCGTGGAGATTGGTGCAGAGAAGGCCTCCCGAGATCGAGAAAATGTTGTCGCTGTGCCGGCGGATAGTCCCGCCATGGCCAACTCCTCGGGTGCAATCGGAGCGCCGAAATTCAGCCAGGCCCAGCGATTGAACTCGGCGGCGTAGCTACCTTGCCCGGGGACCCATACATCCTCATCCGTAAGCTTGAGCATGGCCACGGGA includes:
- a CDS encoding di-heme oxidoredictase family protein, whose amino-acid sequence is MLRIFTLCLFWLALAAGSVARAGEPPVAMLKLTDEDVWVPGQGSYAAEFNRWAWLNFGAPIAPEELAMAGLSAGTATTFSRSREAFSAPISTLDQDRLRAFALGRKLFRVRWSGRSTVQDGFDGLGPTFNRNSCSGCHLKDGRGQPPATVDKPMESMLVRLSVPGKSAHGGPLPHPVYGGQLQDKGIVGVPREGRVTIEYREITGSFADGEPFSLRQPVYAFGDLQHGPVGADVLVSPRVAPAIYGLGLLEAVEQATIEANADPDDADSDGISGRVNRVWDPVSGQQAIGRFGWKANTPNLYTQVAAAAHGDMGLTTSVFPQENCPAAQAACAETHITDAPELDDARLATLVLYTRSLGVPAKRDVHDPATHRGAEIFDDIGCAACHTPTLSTGSDPALPELTNITIQPYTNLLLHDMGEGLADGRPDYAASGREWRTPPLWGIGLVHRVNMHNNFLHDGRARGLMEAVLWHGGEAQVARDTVIELSSSDRDALLAFLASL